The following proteins are co-located in the Bacteroidales bacterium genome:
- a CDS encoding VCBS repeat-containing protein, producing MKKLHIILIAILAVSMLFNCKNSGDNKQSSTDLTTTRTLGLAYLEEFNLEEAEKEFLKFIKLAPEEKLGYANLGLTYLRMGKYPEAEKQLRKAISIDSKDADIRLILATVYRMNNEKAKSITELNEALTFAPDHIKVLYDLSELYSLESDEESIKNRLNTLLLLVKNAPGNIVPYLSLTDILIRQGETDKALEQMEIIKKQFPEFPKEATGYYDKILPALRKKDKETAILNFTIFHNYLKVTSPYQAGIMDLKGPGGSLIGFPVITFDRQSSFGSGETGSILEVMKYTNVTASAGLGIVQPSDNANPEFAGSAHVEAADFDGDGDIDLYAGSFDPSTSSYKHYLFKNSMGLFTDVTKEAGLSHKGKESSAEFADFDNDGFLDLYIVKDEGDILYKNVAEGTFDDVSSEAKTERKKSGIGSLFFDMDHDGDLDLYRLTSDINQQFQNTADGTFLELNGKMGEHIKGTISRDAAFGDFDEDEDIDLIVVNKNASNIYYSNQRQSVFKDITENSGLKSEGGSSSITAGDYNNDGFLDLFITSVNPGENMLYKNLTNGSFEPVKESSEMFATLKNLKAYDASFLDFDNDGYLDLFVAGESTEKDGRGLFLFHNDSKGSFSDISRLLPEDVKSGNKIAIFDYNDDGDLDVAVTGVNGGLFLLRNDGGNNNHYIKIKLFGLRAGSAKNNHFGIGAKVEMRAGDLYQTTVVSDPNVYFGMGNRSQADIIRITWTNGVPQNIFNPGTDQALIEAQTLKGSCPFLYTWDGDEYVFVKDILWRSALGMPLGIMGGNTAYAFADASDDYIKIPGEVMKPENGKYTIRITSELWETIYLDKLQLVAVDHPESTDIYVKEQFSPPPFTGLDIIQVEEKTLPESAFNGNGEDVLQFISKKDDNYLSGFTPERYQGITEVNELILDPGDAGKNGELHLFMNGWIFPTDASINYALTQTDKLKVFPPVIQVINKKGDWETVISNLGFPMGKDKTVIADLTGKFITSDHRIRIRTNMEIYWDYIFFSEKLAENMTITTKMEPTAADLHYRGFSESFRKGNRYGPHWFDYSKTETEPKWRDLPGNYTRYGDVLPLLYTSDNKYIISNAGDEASIEFDAESLPELKPGWKRDFLINSVGWVKDGDLNTAFGNSVLPLPFHGMKSYPPSEKDTYPNSPELQKYNREYNTRVVTNEGYLNALKK from the coding sequence ATGAAAAAATTACATATTATCCTGATTGCTATTCTCGCTGTATCAATGCTTTTTAACTGCAAAAATTCAGGCGATAATAAACAATCATCGACAGATCTGACTACTACCAGAACACTTGGGCTTGCTTATCTTGAGGAATTCAATCTTGAAGAAGCTGAAAAAGAGTTCCTGAAATTCATCAAACTGGCGCCGGAAGAAAAACTTGGTTATGCCAATCTGGGACTGACCTATCTGCGGATGGGAAAATATCCTGAAGCTGAGAAGCAGCTCAGAAAAGCAATAAGCATAGATTCCAAAGATGCTGATATACGACTGATACTGGCAACAGTATACAGAATGAATAATGAGAAAGCAAAATCGATTACGGAACTTAATGAAGCTCTCACTTTTGCACCTGATCATATAAAGGTCCTCTATGACCTGTCAGAACTTTATTCACTTGAATCTGATGAAGAATCCATTAAAAACAGGCTGAATACACTATTGCTTTTGGTAAAAAATGCTCCGGGCAATATTGTTCCATATCTCAGCCTGACAGATATTCTGATACGCCAGGGAGAAACCGACAAGGCTCTGGAACAAATGGAAATCATTAAAAAGCAGTTTCCTGAGTTTCCGAAAGAGGCAACCGGCTATTATGACAAAATACTGCCAGCCCTGAGAAAAAAAGATAAGGAAACGGCAATATTAAATTTTACAATTTTCCACAATTATCTGAAAGTTACCTCACCATATCAGGCAGGTATTATGGATCTTAAGGGTCCGGGCGGATCGCTTATCGGCTTTCCGGTAATTACTTTCGACAGGCAATCTTCCTTCGGGTCGGGTGAAACCGGATCAATACTCGAAGTAATGAAATATACCAATGTAACTGCATCTGCAGGACTTGGTATTGTCCAGCCATCAGATAATGCGAATCCGGAATTTGCAGGGTCGGCACATGTGGAAGCTGCAGATTTTGACGGTGATGGCGACATTGACCTCTACGCAGGTAGTTTCGATCCATCAACCTCATCCTATAAACATTACCTGTTTAAAAACTCAATGGGACTTTTCACTGATGTCACAAAAGAAGCAGGCTTATCACATAAAGGGAAAGAGTCTTCAGCAGAATTTGCCGATTTTGACAATGATGGATTCCTTGATCTTTACATTGTAAAAGATGAAGGTGATATTCTTTATAAGAATGTAGCAGAAGGGACATTTGATGATGTATCTTCCGAAGCAAAAACTGAGAGGAAAAAGTCAGGTATCGGTTCTCTTTTCTTTGACATGGACCATGACGGAGATCTTGATCTGTACAGACTTACATCAGATATAAACCAACAATTCCAGAATACTGCGGATGGCACATTCCTCGAACTTAACGGAAAGATGGGAGAGCATATTAAAGGCACAATAAGCCGCGATGCAGCATTCGGTGATTTTGACGAAGATGAGGATATTGATCTTATCGTCGTAAACAAAAATGCATCAAATATTTATTATTCGAATCAGCGGCAGAGCGTATTTAAAGATATAACTGAAAACAGCGGACTGAAGAGTGAGGGTGGTTCCTCATCAATTACCGCCGGAGATTATAATAATGATGGATTTCTTGATCTGTTCATCACTTCAGTCAATCCGGGAGAAAACATGCTCTACAAAAATCTTACCAACGGAAGCTTTGAGCCAGTTAAAGAAAGTAGTGAAATGTTTGCCACTCTTAAGAACCTAAAAGCTTATGATGCTTCTTTCCTTGACTTTGATAACGATGGCTATCTCGATCTTTTTGTTGCCGGAGAATCGACAGAAAAAGATGGCAGAGGATTATTTCTGTTTCACAATGATAGTAAAGGAAGCTTCAGCGATATCTCCCGTCTTCTTCCTGAAGATGTGAAATCAGGAAACAAAATTGCAATTTTTGATTATAATGACGATGGTGACCTTGATGTCGCAGTTACCGGTGTAAACGGCGGACTATTCCTTCTCAGGAACGATGGCGGCAATAATAACCACTATATCAAGATAAAACTGTTTGGCCTGAGGGCTGGTAGTGCAAAAAATAATCATTTCGGCATCGGTGCGAAAGTTGAGATGAGAGCCGGGGATCTTTACCAGACAACAGTTGTTTCAGATCCCAATGTCTACTTCGGTATGGGAAACCGTTCACAGGCTGATATCATCAGGATTACATGGACAAATGGTGTTCCCCAGAATATTTTTAATCCTGGTACAGATCAGGCACTTATTGAAGCCCAGACACTTAAGGGATCATGCCCGTTCCTCTACACATGGGATGGAGATGAATACGTCTTCGTAAAAGATATACTCTGGAGAAGTGCTCTGGGTATGCCTCTGGGAATTATGGGAGGCAATACAGCCTATGCTTTTGCCGATGCTTCCGATGACTATATTAAGATTCCAGGAGAGGTTATGAAACCTGAAAACGGGAAATATACAATCAGGATTACTTCTGAATTATGGGAAACAATTTATCTCGACAAACTACAGCTTGTTGCAGTTGATCATCCTGAGTCGACCGATATCTATGTCAAAGAGCAGTTCTCTCCCCCACCCTTCACCGGACTGGACATAATTCAGGTTGAGGAAAAAACATTACCCGAATCTGCTTTTAATGGAAATGGAGAGGATGTTCTTCAGTTCATTTCAAAAAAAGATGACAACTATCTCTCAGGATTTACACCGGAGAGATACCAGGGAATCACAGAAGTTAATGAACTGATTCTTGATCCGGGAGATGCCGGCAAAAATGGTGAGCTACATCTCTTTATGAATGGTTGGATCTTTCCGACTGATGCGAGTATCAATTACGCTCTCACTCAAACTGATAAACTTAAAGTATTTCCACCTGTAATACAGGTTATTAATAAGAAAGGTGATTGGGAAACAGTTATCAGCAACCTCGGTTTTCCGATGGGCAAAGATAAAACTGTAATTGCCGACCTGACAGGTAAGTTCATTACTTCAGACCACAGAATAAGAATCAGAACCAATATGGAGATCTATTGGGATTATATTTTCTTCTCTGAAAAGCTTGCAGAAAATATGACTATAACAACTAAGATGGAACCAACAGCAGCTGATCTGCATTATAGAGGATTCTCAGAAAGTTTCAGAAAAGGAAACAGATACGGACCTCACTGGTTTGACTACTCTAAAACAGAAACTGAACCAAAATGGAGAGACCTTCCGGGTAATTATACACGGTATGGAGATGTACTGCCGCTTCTTTACACGTCTGATAATAAATATATTATCTCCAATGCCGGTGATGAAGCCTCAATTGAATTTGATGCAGAATCACTGCCTGAACTCAAACCGGGCTGGAAAAGGGATTTTCTCATTAACAGTGTCGGCTGGGTTAAGGATGGAGACTTAAATACTGCTTTTGGAAATTCTGTGCTCCCTCTGCCTTTCCATGGCATGAAAAGCTATCCTCCTTCTGAAAAGGATACATATCCGAACAGTCCAGAACTTCAGAAATATAACAGGGAATACAATACAAGAGTAGTAACTAACGAAGGATATCTTAATGCACTCAAGAAATAA
- a CDS encoding ABC transporter substrate-binding protein, giving the protein MKYIFLIFVSCVLFHSTEINGRSSEPIISEDTIKIGLLISDTKSVAAINGAEIAIQEANAKGGCNGIPFKLEIRSMEGPWGTGSKEAVSLIFEEEVWAIMGSHDGRNAHLAEQATAKTRIVFLSSWAADPTLSQAFVPWYFSCVPNNNQQAEVLFNEVYNKNKFNKIALISENNYDSNFAFKSFVNKITINGKPRPFVLSYSNADLDYGAMADIIIASNPECILLFGMPSSSIKIFEAVKFRDSNIPAFGTLSLMDENELNEKNLSVSEGITIISSDHWFTPEGKIFKEKYRNKYGQSPGSVAAYAYDGMNLIIESVKTASPDREKVQEAMANIRLKGVTGTIQFDERGNRKGPFHLMIIKNGVPVEINK; this is encoded by the coding sequence ATGAAATACATATTTCTAATATTCGTATCCTGTGTGCTGTTTCATTCTACGGAAATAAACGGCCGGAGTTCTGAACCTATCATTTCAGAAGATACAATCAAAATAGGACTGCTTATTTCTGATACAAAATCTGTTGCAGCAATAAACGGAGCAGAAATTGCAATTCAGGAAGCAAATGCTAAAGGTGGCTGCAACGGAATACCATTCAAACTTGAAATCCGCTCTATGGAGGGGCCCTGGGGAACAGGTTCCAAAGAGGCTGTTTCACTCATTTTTGAAGAAGAGGTCTGGGCAATTATGGGTTCTCACGACGGAAGAAACGCACATCTTGCTGAACAGGCTACTGCTAAGACCAGAATTGTTTTCCTGTCATCTTGGGCAGCCGATCCGACTCTCTCCCAGGCTTTTGTTCCATGGTACTTTAGTTGTGTACCTAACAACAATCAGCAAGCTGAAGTACTTTTCAATGAGGTTTATAACAAGAATAAATTCAATAAAATAGCTCTAATTTCTGAAAACAATTATGATTCGAATTTTGCATTTAAGAGTTTTGTTAATAAAATAACAATAAACGGCAAGCCTCGTCCTTTTGTGCTTAGCTACAGTAATGCTGATCTGGATTATGGAGCTATGGCTGATATAATTATTGCCTCAAATCCGGAATGCATTCTTCTTTTCGGAATGCCTTCCTCTTCAATTAAAATTTTTGAGGCCGTCAAGTTCAGAGATTCTAATATACCTGCCTTCGGAACATTGTCCCTGATGGATGAGAATGAATTAAATGAGAAAAACTTATCAGTGTCTGAGGGGATAACAATAATCTCGTCAGATCACTGGTTCACTCCGGAGGGAAAGATCTTTAAAGAAAAGTACAGGAATAAATACGGACAGTCACCGGGGTCAGTTGCTGCGTATGCCTATGATGGGATGAATCTGATAATTGAATCTGTAAAAACTGCATCTCCTGACCGTGAGAAAGTGCAGGAAGCAATGGCAAATATCAGACTTAAAGGAGTAACCGGAACAATTCAGTTTGATGAAAGAGGTAACAGGAAAGGGCCATTTCATCTGATGATAATAAAAAATGGTGTTCCTGTAGAAATAAATAAGTAA
- a CDS encoding regulator, which translates to MYKNQLIRIVIIITAAGISLCDSLSAQVAAGKPMPVYGNWRNFTTKDGLPSDKTYCVRIAGDKVYVGTHDGLAVYEKGKWRTYTTKDGLAHNGVVSVDVSELTGDVWIGTLGGLSRLSGGKFETFNQFNSGMPNDLVYMVICDGKDVWCATGGGAGHYDTFSKEWEIFTEKNAPMHEPWTYGMSAGDGKIFIAAWGGGVIEYTTKTKQFRDYTDPDGFMEIDLQPNDGLVHDITTATSWADGTLWVSTYFGMSRYDGKYWYGYFDHDSGLASNFINFIRAEGPVAFACSDKGLSSTDGTNWVTYKKNDNNENGVAIVTTNGVKKEIPLTPSIAHNFIIGVDGDKGVLWVATSKGVSRGELRKETENQ; encoded by the coding sequence ATGTACAAAAATCAATTAATCAGGATTGTTATTATCATTACTGCAGCAGGAATATCTTTATGTGATAGTCTGTCAGCACAGGTGGCAGCGGGAAAACCTATGCCGGTATATGGAAACTGGCGCAATTTTACAACTAAAGACGGACTTCCTTCAGACAAAACATATTGTGTACGAATTGCCGGTGACAAGGTATATGTAGGAACACACGATGGCCTTGCAGTGTATGAGAAAGGCAAATGGCGGACATATACAACAAAAGATGGTCTGGCCCATAATGGAGTTGTTTCTGTAGATGTAAGCGAACTTACAGGTGATGTTTGGATAGGAACACTTGGCGGATTGAGCCGGTTATCAGGTGGAAAATTTGAGACTTTTAACCAGTTTAACAGCGGAATGCCAAACGATCTGGTTTACATGGTCATATGTGATGGCAAAGATGTATGGTGCGCTACTGGCGGAGGTGCAGGCCATTATGACACGTTTTCCAAAGAATGGGAAATATTTACTGAGAAAAATGCTCCAATGCATGAGCCGTGGACATATGGAATGTCAGCAGGCGATGGCAAGATTTTTATTGCAGCCTGGGGCGGAGGTGTTATCGAGTATACAACCAAAACAAAACAGTTCAGGGATTATACCGATCCTGACGGATTTATGGAAATAGATCTTCAGCCTAATGATGGCCTTGTACATGATATAACAACAGCAACATCGTGGGCTGATGGAACATTGTGGGTATCAACATATTTCGGAATGAGCCGTTACGATGGAAAATACTGGTATGGATATTTCGACCACGATAGCGGTCTTGCAAGCAATTTTATCAACTTCATAAGAGCTGAAGGTCCGGTTGCATTTGCCTGCAGCGACAAAGGTCTCAGCAGCACCGATGGAACCAACTGGGTTACCTACAAAAAAAACGATAATAACGAGAATGGAGTAGCCATTGTAACTACTAACGGAGTGAAAAAAGAGATTCCACTCACACCGTCTATTGCCCATAATTTCATTATTGGAGTAGATGGTGATAAAGGAGTTTTATGGGTGGCAACATCAAAAGGTGTAAGCCGTGGCGAATTACGAAAAGAAACCGAGAACCAATAA
- the aroF gene encoding 3-deoxy-7-phosphoheptulonate synthase yields MDENMCNIPVNAGVTIPERVSANAKPERTIVKVAGVEVGGSDIVVIAGPCAVESSEQLFETARSVKSGGAKILRGGAFKPRTSPYSFQGMGEEGLKLLAQIRKETGLPVVTEVMDTRQVELVCSYADMIQIGSRNMQNYPLLKEAGKCRKPILLKRGMMATIEEFLLAAEYVLNQGNDQVILCERGIRTFETSTRNTLDLSAVPMLKHLTHLPVIVDPSHGTGIRWMVPALSKAAVAVGADGLIIEVHYHPEEALCDGPQSLSLSEFSQLMTDLKKIAQATGRNIA; encoded by the coding sequence ATGGATGAAAATATGTGTAATATTCCGGTAAATGCTGGGGTTACGATACCAGAAAGGGTTTCAGCGAATGCTAAACCGGAACGAACAATTGTGAAGGTTGCAGGAGTTGAAGTCGGCGGGTCTGATATTGTTGTTATTGCAGGACCCTGTGCTGTTGAGAGCTCTGAACAACTTTTTGAAACAGCCAGATCTGTAAAATCAGGAGGAGCAAAAATTCTGAGAGGCGGAGCTTTTAAACCGCGTACTTCACCTTACAGCTTTCAGGGTATGGGGGAAGAAGGACTTAAACTCCTCGCCCAGATCAGAAAAGAAACAGGGTTACCTGTTGTTACGGAAGTAATGGACACCAGACAGGTTGAACTTGTCTGTTCATATGCTGATATGATACAGATAGGTTCGCGAAACATGCAAAATTATCCTTTGCTCAAAGAAGCAGGAAAATGCAGGAAACCGATACTTCTTAAACGTGGTATGATGGCAACAATTGAAGAGTTTCTCCTTGCTGCAGAATACGTGCTTAATCAGGGAAATGACCAGGTAATACTATGCGAACGCGGTATAAGAACATTTGAAACATCAACCAGAAATACTCTTGACCTGAGCGCGGTGCCAATGCTAAAACACCTGACTCATCTTCCGGTAATTGTTGATCCGAGCCACGGAACAGGCATCAGATGGATGGTCCCTGCTTTATCCAAAGCAGCAGTGGCTGTTGGTGCCGATGGTTTGATAATAGAAGTACATTATCATCCTGAAGAGGCATTATGCGATGGTCCCCAGTCTCTAAGCCTGTCAGAATTCTCTCAATTAATGACCGATCTGAAAAAAATTGCTCAGGCAACCGGCAGAAATATTGCATAA
- a CDS encoding ABC transporter substrate-binding protein: protein MKQFVKYLVIFLLIFQLPFEWLKGQEKKANYGNIPDELVAYDKYQKAHKYHFMEPLNFWGAGREIPPPTGLKEIRIGFLGPLEGSIISNLGKQMLQGSQLAIEEANARGGYKGIPFKLMIHNDVGLWGAAANEIVKMDDEKVWAWLGSIDDIVSHVAIRATLKLEIPNVNTGDPDPTFTETNIPWVIRTIPDDRQSSYALVNQIFVKDGHKRVGMMRANNRYGRVGTLHLNRSASRIGFPLIIEERFNDGETDFKSQLERIKKTNPDAIVLWGNAKESALILKQIRALGMKQPVYGSDRMVNPEFLAIAGPLAEGIITTCQYNPDADDAKLKTFKAAYVKRFGQEPDVFAAHAYDGMNILLEAVKKAGLNRALIRDVLTDLKTFQGYKGVTGVVNFDGTWNNVRPIFMAKVNNSKFVFSPAPKWEKDDKIYKKAPRTEY, encoded by the coding sequence ATGAAACAATTTGTAAAATATCTGGTGATTTTCTTACTGATTTTCCAGTTGCCATTTGAGTGGTTAAAAGGACAGGAGAAGAAAGCAAACTATGGTAATATACCTGATGAGCTTGTTGCTTACGACAAATACCAGAAAGCCCATAAATATCATTTTATGGAACCTCTGAATTTCTGGGGTGCAGGGCGTGAAATACCACCTCCAACCGGTCTGAAGGAAATCAGGATTGGTTTTCTCGGACCTCTTGAAGGGTCTATTATTTCCAACCTGGGCAAACAAATGCTGCAGGGTTCTCAACTCGCTATTGAAGAAGCCAATGCCAGGGGAGGTTACAAAGGAATTCCTTTCAAATTAATGATACACAACGATGTTGGTTTATGGGGGGCTGCTGCCAACGAAATCGTGAAAATGGATGACGAAAAAGTCTGGGCATGGCTCGGTTCAATTGATGATATAGTATCACACGTAGCAATAAGGGCTACTCTTAAACTCGAGATTCCTAACGTAAATACCGGTGACCCCGACCCTACCTTTACTGAAACAAATATTCCATGGGTTATAAGAACAATTCCAGACGATCGTCAGAGCAGCTATGCTCTTGTTAACCAGATCTTTGTTAAGGATGGACACAAGAGAGTCGGAATGATGCGCGCAAACAACCGTTATGGCAGGGTCGGAACTCTTCATCTGAACCGCTCTGCATCACGCATTGGGTTTCCGCTAATTATTGAAGAGAGATTCAACGATGGAGAAACAGATTTTAAGAGTCAGCTTGAACGCATTAAGAAAACAAACCCCGATGCAATAGTATTGTGGGGCAATGCAAAAGAATCAGCTCTTATCCTGAAGCAGATCCGTGCACTGGGAATGAAGCAGCCCGTTTATGGATCCGATAGAATGGTCAATCCGGAATTTCTTGCAATTGCAGGTCCTCTGGCCGAAGGTATAATAACTACATGCCAGTATAATCCGGATGCTGATGACGCAAAGCTTAAGACTTTCAAAGCTGCCTATGTTAAACGATTCGGACAGGAACCGGATGTATTCGCTGCCCATGCTTATGACGGTATGAATATCCTTCTTGAGGCTGTTAAGAAAGCAGGACTTAACAGGGCATTAATCAGAGATGTACTTACTGACCTTAAGACATTCCAGGGTTATAAGGGAGTAACCGGTGTTGTAAACTTCGACGGAACCTGGAATAACGTCAGGCCTATATTCATGGCAAAAGTAAATAATAGTAAATTTGTATTTTCGCCTGCTCCGAAATGGGAGAAGGATGATAAAATTTATAAGAAAGCACCCAGAACAGAATATTAA
- a CDS encoding CRTAC1 family protein, translated as MNYRFLNKKLLVVLPVIIILATTGCKEGKKSEKNPTASLPAASEDYFQEIGVQIGLDFVHSTGSEHLDNIIESSGGGASFLDFDNDGYIDLYLCSGTYVEGFTKGEKPEVLPTNHLYHNRGDGTFEDVTEKSGTDELAYSMGAAIGDYNNDGFPDILVCNYGANILYKNNGNGTFTNVTKKAGVAGGNECSIGAAWFDYDNDGLLDIYVSNYLNFDPEYKYFYAPDGFPGPMAYDAQPDYLYHNNGDGTFEDVTEKMGISDPDGRAMGVGAVDYDDDGFVDIYVANDHSLNYLWHNDGGKRFEDRGTMSGTAFSQAGEATVSMSVDFADYNSDGLLDIFLSDDTYCSLYENQGGGVFIDKSNFSGIATAAAQFVGWTSAFVDYDNDGDADIFKTNGALKHLYGHEDQLFENLGDGKFTDISNNLGEYFNQEYVGRGACLGDYDNDGDFDIYIANLNSRGMFLRNNKGNLNNWLIINLVGTTSNRDAIGARVKITSGGRTQTTQKKSTSGYLSQSDHRLHFGLAKNESVEKIEIKWPSGKAQVIENTKANQIITIKEQ; from the coding sequence ATGAATTACAGATTTTTAAACAAGAAGCTCTTAGTTGTACTGCCGGTAATTATAATTCTGGCGACTACAGGGTGCAAAGAGGGGAAGAAATCTGAGAAAAATCCGACTGCCTCTCTGCCGGCTGCTTCAGAAGATTATTTTCAGGAAATAGGAGTGCAGATCGGACTCGACTTTGTCCATTCCACAGGGTCAGAACATCTTGACAATATCATAGAATCGAGCGGAGGCGGGGCTTCGTTCCTTGACTTTGATAACGACGGATATATTGACCTTTATCTTTGCAGCGGGACATATGTGGAAGGCTTTACAAAAGGTGAAAAACCTGAAGTTCTTCCAACTAACCACCTTTATCACAACAGAGGCGATGGTACATTTGAGGATGTCACAGAAAAATCAGGAACTGATGAACTTGCATACTCAATGGGTGCTGCAATAGGTGATTATAATAACGATGGCTTCCCTGATATACTTGTCTGCAATTACGGGGCCAATATTCTTTATAAGAATAATGGAAACGGAACATTTACAAATGTCACAAAAAAGGCAGGTGTTGCAGGCGGAAATGAGTGTTCAATAGGTGCAGCATGGTTCGATTATGATAATGACGGATTACTAGACATATATGTCAGCAACTACCTCAATTTCGATCCTGAGTATAAATATTTTTATGCTCCTGACGGATTTCCCGGACCTATGGCCTATGATGCCCAGCCTGATTACCTGTATCATAACAATGGTGATGGTACTTTTGAGGATGTAACTGAGAAAATGGGAATATCTGATCCTGATGGAAGAGCAATGGGGGTTGGTGCAGTAGACTATGATGATGATGGTTTTGTAGATATTTATGTAGCTAATGACCACTCTCTGAATTACCTGTGGCACAACGACGGGGGAAAGAGATTTGAAGACAGAGGAACTATGTCGGGCACTGCATTCAGTCAGGCTGGAGAAGCTACTGTAAGCATGTCGGTAGATTTTGCCGACTACAACTCAGACGGATTACTTGATATATTTTTGTCTGACGATACCTATTGTTCCCTCTATGAAAACCAGGGTGGCGGAGTATTTATAGACAAATCCAACTTCTCCGGTATTGCAACAGCTGCTGCACAGTTTGTGGGATGGACTTCCGCTTTTGTTGATTATGATAACGACGGTGATGCTGATATTTTCAAAACAAATGGCGCGCTGAAACATCTTTATGGTCATGAAGATCAGCTCTTTGAGAACCTTGGAGATGGAAAATTCACTGATATCTCAAATAATCTCGGAGAGTATTTCAATCAGGAGTATGTCGGCAGAGGCGCCTGTCTGGGTGACTATGATAATGATGGTGATTTTGACATCTATATCGCAAACCTTAATTCGCGCGGTATGTTCCTGAGAAACAACAAAGGAAATCTGAATAACTGGCTCATTATTAATCTCGTCGGAACTACAAGTAATCGCGACGCCATTGGTGCAAGAGTAAAAATAACATCTGGCGGCAGGACACAGACTACACAGAAGAAGAGTACTTCAGGCTACCTCTCGCAGAGCGATCACAGACTGCATTTCGGACTGGCTAAAAATGAATCAGTTGAAAAAATTGAGATAAAATGGCCGTCGGGAAAAGCACAGGTTATTGAAAACACTAAAGCAAATCAGATTATTACAATTAAAGAACAATAA